The DNA sequence GCCATGGACCGCTGGTATGTGGCTTACGCCGAGAGGCTAGGTGATCATTCCTTGGGCGAGACGGTCCGATTCGAATTCGTCGGTGGGGAAGCGGGAGCGATGACACGCGAGGCAATACTGCTGCATGTCGTGAACCATGGCACCTATCACCGGGGTTTTGTCGGCGACATGCTTTACCAAGTGCCGGCTGCTTTGCCTGCCAACGACCTGCCGGTATTCCTGCGCGACGTCTTCTCTCTGGAGGAACCGGCTGATGGTGAGCACGCACATCGGATCCTGCCATTGCGGCGCGATCAGCTTCACGATCGATGATGATCCAACCGAACTGACGACGTGCGATTGCTCGCTCTGCGTCAAGCGGAATGCGCTCATGCTGAAGGTGCCGGAAGCAGCCCTGCGGATCGACGCGGGAAAGGATTTCCTGGCCACGTACGAATGGAACAGCTTGCGCGCGAAGCACCACTTCTGCACCCGTTGCGGCATCTATGTCTTCCACCGCAAGCGCGCCGCGCCGGATTATTTTGGCGTGAATGTCTTCTGCCTCGACGGCTTTGATATCACGTCGCTGCCCGTTCGCGCGACAGACGGTGTCGGGATGACGCTTGTGTGCGATCAGCCGCGCGAAGAGTGGCTTGGCCCGCGCGATAGGTAAGTGGTGCGCCACTGGACGCCAGCCGTTACCAAGGTATTGGCGAATTCTGCGCACCCCCTTCGCTTCCCACGCTTGTATCGATGTGGACGCTTCGGGACGGGGGCGAACGTCTGTGGATGATCGGCAGAAGAGCTTTCGGCTGGGCGACCTAAGCGACTGATTTCGCTGTCAAATCATAGACTTGCGAACTCGCCGAGGGCATCAATAGCACAATCAAGATTTGTGGAAAAGGCTGGACTTGTTTGGACACTGTGACCGAGTACTGACACCTGGTCAGCAGTCTTCACGCCCAACCGCGCAGCTCATTGCCTTTCTGAATCATCATCGCCGAGGGATTGCTCACCTTATGCTGCGGTAGCAGAAGCGATGGGCGCAGGCCTGACTTAAACACAGCGAGGCCGCCTGAGCGGCCCTCACTTCTTAAGCTCGCTACCAAGCTCTGATTCACCCTAACCGCGTAGGAACTATCAAAAGTGATCAGCGCGGAATCATAGGCTCGGTGGTGAAGCGCGCAGAGCGCCACCCCATTTGTCACCTGATCATGGCTGTCGGGGTGCGCGACCGGTAGGATGTGGGCGGCGTCGAGCAGCTTAAGCTGCAGCCCGCAGAACGCGCATTTGTGCCCATACGCAGCCAGCACGGTCTGGCTGAAACGACGATCCCGCAGCAGCCGAAGCGCGGTGGCCATCACCTTGCGGCGTTGCTTTGGGACATTGCTCGGCTCGACCTCGAGCGGATTCGCCGCCATGCGGCGGAGAACATCTAGTTGGGCAGCATCCTTTCCCGACGCATGCAGCACATGCATCTGCTGGACATAGAGACCGAGCATGTCCGGGCGCACTGCGATCGAGAGTTCGCCCGTTCCTTTGGCAAAGACGCCGATTCCGTCGCGTGCGGCATCCTGGAGCGCGGGAAGATCGGTCTGGATCGAGGATGACTTGCCGAAGTGACCGGAATGATAGTCGTGGTCGAACGCGGCGAACACGCCGGTCTCGTCCGACCATCCTAGGATCAAGGTTCGAACGCCCGGGCTTGCCAGGAAGAGGCCTTGGATGCCGGTCGGCTGGATGCGCCGCTCGAGCGGCATCTGGGCTGGCCGACCTCCCGGCGTGAGATTCCAGATGTGAATCCAGGCGTCGATCGCGTTGTCGCCATTGATCAGCCTCGCTCGGGCAGGATGATCGTAGATTAGCCAGAGCATCTGCCAACCGGAAAGCCGAAGCGCAGCCTCAACCTTGGCTAACAGTTCCTCCTTCTCGGTCGTCAGCGCCACTATCCATCTTCCTCCGGAGCGATCGGCTGGCTGCGCTTCTGCGCCATGACGTTCGCCGCGTTCGCTGCGACGTGATCAAGCAGGACGCTAGCGCCTTTGTCGAGATAGCTGCGCACGACCGCGCCGTTCACCAGCAGAAACTGGAGATGGGTCGCCTGGGTGATCTCGCGCGCGTAGGCGATCGCCTCGCCCGAGAAGTCGCTGGTCGTCACGACCGCGACGACGTGCGCTTTGGAGTAGATCGCAAGGCCAACTTCCTTGGCGACATCGCCAAGACTGACTCGGCCGCTGACGCATTTGCACTGGAAGTTCCAGCGCGAGAACAGGAGGTTCTTGCCCTCTGCCGTCAGGTCTACCTCGGCATAGGCGGTATCGCGGCTGCGCAGCCGGAACGCGCGGGGCTCCAGACCAATGTCCAAGATCATCTTGAGCGCGAGAAGCTCCAGCCCGAGCCCGCGGTCATAGGTTTGAGCACTTGCAAGCAGCCGCTTCACCTCCGCGGACGGCAGGTCGATCTTAGCCCGAAGATCGGCTGGGACTACCTGGTCGAAGTCCGGAAGTACCGCCTCGATCGGTACCCCCATCAGCTTGGGCGAGGGAATGATCGAGCCGCTCTTGCCGCCGCGTCCGCTGCTCGCCGTACTAGAAACATCAAGCCAGCCGGCATCTGCCAAGGGCTTGATGACCTTCGCCCGAATCTGGTCTTCGTCGAACCTTGTGCGGTGATCGCGAAGGCATTCATCAATGACCTGCTTTGCGGGAATTTCGGCGCCTCCGTTGGCTTCCGCAACGCGCCGTAGCACCTGCAGGAAAATCTGCTGGCTGAGCGGCAGCTCGGCGAAGCTTGATCGCTCGGACGCCGAGATACCGAGCGCGGCCTTCATGACCGCCTCGTCCGGCAAGGGGTTGGACCGTGCCTCGCGGCGGAGCAGGCCTGCCTCGATCATCCAGTTGAGCAATGTGGTGTGATCGGTGGTTGCGTTGGACAGCCCCTCGATCCCAATCCCCTCGAGTTCGCGCTTGAGGCTGTCCTTGCTGAGCGTCTCGCCGCGCATGTTCAGCGAGCGCACCGCATCAATGATTGCCATGCCGTTGCGCGTGTCGACGACGTGACGTGCGAGGCGGCGAGCCGCCTCGACGCTGTCGGGCGCGTCAAGGATCACCCTGCCGGCGTCTGTCAGCGCCAGCGGGGTGCGCGTCATCAGCCCGAGGCTTGAAAGCGTGGCGGGGATGTTAGTGCTAGCGCGCTTGTTGCCGGCGCTTGCGAAGAAGACCCGGTCCCACTCGGCCACTACCGCCGCCATGTCCGGCGCCAGCCGGTCAAGAATCTCGAGCGGTCGCCGGACATCACCGATGATGCCCGGCGAGAAATCGTTGAAGGACGGCAGGCGCCTCATGCCGCGTCGCGCAGCGGGGCCCCGATCGCCTCGGCTACGCTGCGCCCAACCGCAGCGGCCAGCATCGGCGGGACCGCGTTGCCAACCTGGCGCCATTGCTGCTCGATCGTGCCCGCAAGATCGAAGCTGTCCGGGAACGTCTGGAGCCGCTTGATCTCGCTGATCCGGAGGATCCGGTTCTGCCAATGGAACGGCCCCATGTTGTTCGAGCGCCGCGCCTGGATCGTCCAGGAGGGCATGTCGGGGCTGAGCTTCAGCAGGAACGACCA is a window from the Altererythrobacter sp. B11 genome containing:
- a CDS encoding DinB family protein, which gives rise to MLIRYKAWANASTFRAVMSLPEGEAERARPTRFGNIVHTLNHAYVIDDIFRAHLEGRPHGYEARNTPHPPPLTALWQSVQAMDRWYVAYAERLGDHSLGETVRFEFVGGEAGAMTREAILLHVVNHGTYHRGFVGDMLYQVPAALPANDLPVFLRDVFSLEEPADGEHAHRILPLRRDQLHDR
- a CDS encoding restriction endonuclease — its product is MRRLPSFNDFSPGIIGDVRRPLEILDRLAPDMAAVVAEWDRVFFASAGNKRASTNIPATLSSLGLMTRTPLALTDAGRVILDAPDSVEAARRLARHVVDTRNGMAIIDAVRSLNMRGETLSKDSLKRELEGIGIEGLSNATTDHTTLLNWMIEAGLLRREARSNPLPDEAVMKAALGISASERSSFAELPLSQQIFLQVLRRVAEANGGAEIPAKQVIDECLRDHRTRFDEDQIRAKVIKPLADAGWLDVSSTASSGRGGKSGSIIPSPKLMGVPIEAVLPDFDQVVPADLRAKIDLPSAEVKRLLASAQTYDRGLGLELLALKMILDIGLEPRAFRLRSRDTAYAEVDLTAEGKNLLFSRWNFQCKCVSGRVSLGDVAKEVGLAIYSKAHVVAVVTTSDFSGEAIAYAREITQATHLQFLLVNGAVVRSYLDKGASVLLDHVAANAANVMAQKRSQPIAPEEDG
- a CDS encoding GFA family protein, whose protein sequence is MVSTHIGSCHCGAISFTIDDDPTELTTCDCSLCVKRNALMLKVPEAALRIDAGKDFLATYEWNSLRAKHHFCTRCGIYVFHRKRAAPDYFGVNVFCLDGFDITSLPVRATDGVGMTLVCDQPREEWLGPRDR
- a CDS encoding HNH endonuclease — translated: MALTTEKEELLAKVEAALRLSGWQMLWLIYDHPARARLINGDNAIDAWIHIWNLTPGGRPAQMPLERRIQPTGIQGLFLASPGVRTLILGWSDETGVFAAFDHDYHSGHFGKSSSIQTDLPALQDAARDGIGVFAKGTGELSIAVRPDMLGLYVQQMHVLHASGKDAAQLDVLRRMAANPLEVEPSNVPKQRRKVMATALRLLRDRRFSQTVLAAYGHKCAFCGLQLKLLDAAHILPVAHPDSHDQVTNGVALCALHHRAYDSALITFDSSYAVRVNQSLVASLRSEGRSGGLAVFKSGLRPSLLLPQHKVSNPSAMMIQKGNELRGWA